In Pelomonas sp. SE-A7, one genomic interval encodes:
- a CDS encoding CHASE domain-containing protein has translation MPYRKTLLRDIARTLAVALAYTIVSLASLQLAIPPDYASPLYPSAGLALAAVLGWGFGVLPGIGLGAFLANVLLAQERGLPTLLSPALIGLGAMLQAGAGAWAIRRWVSQPLVLSEPQDLARFYAAGALSCLISPTVGASALLVVGAIPGSLWLHTWSSWWVGDTLGLLIAAPMALTLLGQPRKAWRPRRLSVGLPMLLTTLLLAAATARVLEWDAQRGRSVFEREAANASNALEARLREPLMALESLRSLMTVAPRISREEFARGTASFLDNGPLLAMGWAPRLQRGELAAFDRAALAEGLDGFKARDRDRPGDLQPPPNEDMLAIRLIEPLERNRGALGVNIRSIPGPRIALARAEASGLASATAGFQLSQDKEQSTGVVVYQALYEGSVNSPAERMAALRGVAFATLRPDLVLKSLPAHPSYVQLCLLDADPASPRRLLAGSPHCEKPDLALPHTLRTLSFAGRQWQILALAPQGMPLVEGAGGLPFALVGLVCTALLGLLLLTVTGRARRIEDLVRARTSELKREVQQRQHAAAALQDSELRFRNIFDTTPIGLVIADAHGVPLEANPHFCRLVGYSPDELKQIRSVTFTHPDDRAEDLRLGRLLLQGKLGMYRRDKRYLHKDGHQIHVRVTVSALEASGDSGRRLVGVVEDITDQLKMEELERAREAAEAANRAKSDFLSRMSHELRTPLNAMLGFAQLLEMDREHPLSGRQQAWTGQMQQAGWHLLEMIDDTLDLSRIESGALRLDLGAQDLDSLLDAALAMVDASAAQRKLSVVRQVDAGARHVQGDATRIKQILINLLSNAVKYNVEGGRIEIRGELTPEGQVALSVSDSGIGLTPEQLAGLFQPFNRLGREQSNVAGTGIGLVICKRLAEAMGGELRATSRAGLGSRFTLLLPAASADVPVETSRFDSTVQTHYYQQRRLIYIEDNPTNAEVMRGILAQRPQISWELCVDGQSGLETVLSVRPDLVLLDLQLPDIDGLELLQRLRAAGAAMPVVILSANALPEQMAACKAAGAADYLTKPVDVQALLTLLDQLLAGPPLASQ, from the coding sequence TCGGGGCCTTTCTTGCCAATGTGCTGCTGGCCCAAGAACGCGGCCTGCCTACGCTGCTCAGCCCCGCGCTGATTGGCCTGGGTGCGATGCTGCAGGCTGGTGCCGGTGCCTGGGCGATCCGGCGCTGGGTCAGCCAACCGCTGGTGTTGTCGGAACCGCAGGACCTCGCCCGCTTCTATGCCGCCGGCGCGCTGTCCTGCCTGATCAGCCCGACGGTGGGCGCCAGCGCCCTGTTGGTGGTCGGCGCCATCCCCGGCAGCCTGTGGCTGCATACCTGGTCATCCTGGTGGGTCGGCGACACCCTCGGCCTCTTGATCGCCGCGCCGATGGCACTGACCCTGCTGGGCCAGCCTCGCAAGGCCTGGCGACCGCGCCGTCTCAGCGTGGGTCTGCCCATGTTGCTGACCACCCTGCTGCTCGCGGCCGCCACGGCGCGGGTGCTGGAATGGGATGCCCAGCGAGGGCGCTCCGTCTTCGAGCGCGAAGCTGCCAACGCCTCGAATGCGCTCGAAGCACGGCTGCGCGAGCCACTGATGGCGCTCGAATCGCTGCGCAGCCTGATGACGGTGGCGCCCCGCATCAGCCGCGAGGAATTCGCACGAGGCACGGCCAGCTTTCTGGACAACGGCCCCTTGCTGGCCATGGGCTGGGCGCCGCGCTTGCAGCGCGGCGAGCTGGCCGCCTTTGACCGCGCTGCCTTGGCCGAAGGCCTGGACGGGTTCAAGGCCCGCGACCGCGACCGACCCGGCGACCTGCAGCCGCCGCCCAATGAGGACATGCTGGCGATCCGGTTGATCGAGCCGCTGGAGCGCAACCGCGGCGCCCTGGGCGTCAACATCCGATCGATTCCGGGGCCGCGCATCGCCCTGGCCCGTGCCGAAGCGAGCGGACTGGCGAGCGCGACCGCTGGCTTCCAGCTGTCGCAGGACAAGGAGCAGAGCACTGGCGTGGTGGTCTATCAGGCACTCTACGAAGGCTCGGTGAACAGCCCGGCCGAGCGCATGGCAGCACTGCGCGGCGTGGCCTTCGCCACGCTGCGGCCGGACCTGGTCCTGAAGTCGCTGCCGGCCCATCCCAGCTACGTTCAACTCTGCCTGCTGGACGCCGATCCGGCCTCACCGCGCCGCCTGCTGGCCGGCTCGCCCCACTGCGAGAAGCCCGACCTGGCGCTTCCCCACACGCTGCGCACGCTCAGCTTCGCGGGCCGCCAATGGCAGATCCTGGCGCTGGCCCCGCAGGGCATGCCCCTGGTGGAAGGAGCCGGCGGCCTGCCGTTCGCCTTGGTCGGCCTGGTCTGCACGGCCTTGCTCGGCCTGTTGCTGCTGACCGTGACCGGCCGCGCTCGCCGGATCGAAGACCTGGTGCGAGCCAGAACGTCCGAGCTCAAGCGAGAGGTTCAGCAGCGGCAGCATGCCGCCGCCGCGCTGCAGGACAGCGAACTGAGGTTCCGCAACATCTTCGACACCACGCCCATAGGCTTGGTGATCGCCGACGCCCATGGCGTGCCGCTGGAGGCCAATCCCCATTTCTGCCGGCTGGTCGGCTATTCGCCGGACGAGCTCAAGCAAATTCGCTCGGTCACCTTCACCCACCCCGACGACCGCGCCGAAGACCTGCGACTGGGTCGCCTGCTTCTGCAGGGCAAGTTGGGCATGTACAGGCGCGACAAGCGCTACCTGCACAAGGATGGGCACCAGATCCATGTGCGGGTCACGGTCTCGGCACTGGAAGCCAGTGGCGACAGCGGTCGCCGCCTGGTCGGCGTGGTCGAGGACATCACGGACCAGCTGAAGATGGAAGAGCTGGAACGCGCGCGCGAAGCGGCCGAGGCGGCCAACCGTGCCAAGAGCGATTTCCTGTCGCGCATGAGCCATGAGTTGCGCACGCCGCTCAATGCCATGCTCGGTTTTGCCCAGCTGCTCGAGATGGACCGCGAGCACCCCTTGAGCGGCCGCCAGCAGGCCTGGACCGGCCAGATGCAGCAGGCCGGTTGGCATCTGCTGGAGATGATCGACGACACGCTGGACCTTTCGCGCATCGAGTCCGGCGCCCTGCGCCTGGATCTGGGCGCGCAGGACCTGGACTCCCTGCTGGACGCAGCGCTGGCCATGGTCGACGCCTCGGCAGCGCAGCGCAAGCTGAGTGTCGTACGCCAGGTCGACGCGGGCGCCCGCCATGTGCAGGGCGACGCCACCCGCATCAAGCAGATCCTCATCAACCTGCTGAGCAACGCGGTCAAGTACAACGTCGAGGGCGGCCGCATCGAGATCCGCGGCGAGCTGACGCCCGAGGGCCAGGTGGCGCTGAGCGTCTCCGACAGCGGCATTGGGCTCACGCCCGAGCAGCTGGCCGGCCTTTTCCAGCCCTTCAATCGCCTGGGCCGGGAGCAGAGCAACGTGGCCGGCACCGGTATTGGGCTCGTGATCTGCAAGCGCCTGGCCGAGGCCATGGGCGGCGAGCTGCGGGCAACCAGCCGGGCCGGCCTGGGCAGCCGCTTCACGCTGCTGTTGCCGGCGGCCAGTGCCGACGTCCCTGTCGAAACCAGTCGTTTCGACAGCACGGTGCAAACCCACTATTACCAGCAGCGCCGCCTGATCTACATCGAGGACAACCCGACCAATGCCGAGGTCATGCGCGGAATCCTGGCCCAGCGTCCGCAGATCAGTTGGGAGCTTTGCGTCGACGGCCAGAGCGGGCTTGAGACCGTGCTGAGCGTGAGGCCCGACCTTGTGCTGCTGGACCTGCAGCTGCCCGACATCGATGGCCTGGAACTGCTGCAGCGGCTGCGCGCGGCAGGCGCAGCGATGCCGGTGGTGATCCTGTCAGCCAACGCGCTGCCGGAACAGATGGCCGCCTGCAAAGCCGCCGGCGCGGCCGACTACCTGACCAAGCCGGTCGACGTTCAGGCGCTGCTGACCTTGCTCGACCAGCTGTTGGCCGGGCCACCGCTTGCTTCACAATAA